ACAATAAAGAATCAGCCGCCAAAAGAATTACATATATGAAAAACATCACACGATATATTTCCGCAATAGCTATAGCAGCCTCTTTTGCTGCAATCCCAGGCATGTCCTGTGTCGCCGCCCGCCCTCCGCAAGACTTCCAGGTTTCCGTTGGTGGATTCTACGACGCCCTCAGCCCCTATGGCCGCTGGGTGAACTATCAGGGTTATGGCGACTGCTGGATTCCAAATGCCGGACCCGATTTCCAACCTTATGCCTCCAATGGCCACTGGGTATACACCGACTACGGTTGGACCTGGATGTCCGATTATGATTGGGGATGGGCTCCCTTCCACTATGGTCGCTGGACATTTGACGACTATTATGGATGGATCTGGGTGCCTGGTTATGAGTGGGGACCAGCATGGGTAAGCTGGAGAAATAGTAACGATTATTATGGTTGGGCGCCTTTAGGCCCAGGTATGACTATCGGATTAAGTGTGAATATCCCGCTTACTTACTGGTCATTCGTTCCTTGTCAATATATTACTAATACATATGTAAGCCGCTATTATGTACCACGCAATACAAGAGTAGAAGTGTTCAACCATACAACCATCATTAATAATACCACTATTATTAATAACCGCACTTACTACCGTGGCCCGGCTACCAGAGACGTAGAACGTTATACCAGATCCAATATCCAGCCAAGACGTATCATGGATAGTGATCGCCCAGGCCGCGGATCAATAGGTAATGACCAGGTTCGTGTTTACCGTCCTAACCCAAATGACTTACGTCAGGGTCAGCAGAATAGAAATTTCTCAAGCGGTAATGGCTATAACAGGAACAACTTTGACAGACCTAATTCACCGAATAATAATAACAACATACCTAATAGAGTAGATAACAGGAATAATAATTACCCCGGCAGGGATAATAACAATAATAGTGTACCTAACAGGGGAGATAACAGGAATAATAATAATTACCCTGGCAGAGATAATAACAATAATAGTGTACCTAACAGGGATAATAATAACAATAACTTTCCTGGAAGAGTAGATAGAGGAAACAATAACACTTATCCTAACAGGGATAATAATAACAATAATAACATTCCTAACAGGGATAACAATACCATCCCAAATAGGGTGGATAACAGAAACAATAATAATAACACAAACAACATTAACAATGACCGGAATGACAATCGCAATTCTGACAGGGGCTTTGACCGGAATAACAATTCTTACAGGCCTGATCGTACCACGCCTTCAACGTCTACGCCCAATACCAGTACGCGCACGCAGGTAAATGATCAGCAACGTATCCAGCAGCAGCAAATGCAACAACAGCAGCAACAGGAACGTGCCCGTCAACAACAGCAACAGCAGGAGCAGCAACGTGCACAGCAACAACAGCAGCAGGAGCAACAGCAAAGGATACAACAACAGCAACAGGAACAACAGCAGAGAGCACAGCAACAACAACAGGAACAGCAACAACGTATCCAGCAGCAACAGCAGCAACAAAGAGCACAACAGGAACAAATGCAAAGGCAACAACAGGAACAACAGCAAAGAGCTCAACAGCAACAACAACAGGAACGTGCCCGCCAGCAGCAGGATCAACAACAACGTGCCCAACAGCAGCAACAACAGCAACAGCAGCAGCAACAGCAGCAGCAACCACAACCTTCACGTACTGCACCACGCAGTAGAAATTAAAAGGTTGCATTGCTACAAACTATCAGAGACCATAAACCTCCCGATATATTTCATTGCTGACTTTTGTAAAGGTATGTTCCTGGAGGAACATACCTTTCTGCATTAATATCAATGTTAGTGGCGCCCCACCCGCCCTGTAAGCTGGCTGTAAATAAAGTGCAGGAAATGCTCCGAAACCCAGAGCCTCATAAAAACGAATCCTTCTCTGCGCATCTATCGTACGCGGTGGCTCCGTTTCCAATACCAGCCGACCATATTTCTCAAATAATAAGGTAATCACCTTCGTACCCGTTCCACGCCCCCGCTTTACAGGATCAATCGCAAAATGCTCTATAAACGTGAAATCCGTCAATGCCCAGCAAAATATAAATCCCACAAAATGGCCAGCCTCCCTTATCTCCAGCAACTGCAATGCCCCCTCCCGCAACAATCGCTGCTGCGCAGGCAAAGGCCGCCGCTCCGCTTCAGGAAAAGCCGCCTCATATAGTTCAATAACTTCCGGTGAAATAATATTTTTCGGCTGGAATGATAACATCCCCCAAAGATAAACACTTATCCGGGGTACATTTTCCATATCTTTCTTTCTAAAAACCCTCTTTTTAAACCGCCCCTACTTATCCGGCGTACACTTATAAGGATCCGGATTCACAGGGTCCGCTACCTTATTCACCGCCCAGCAAAAATTCATCGATTGACTCGTTACACTTATCAATTTAATCACCACCTTCTGCCCCTTCCTGCTATCCGCCGCCCTTACTGACTTCGTTCCCTTCGCTCCTATATCACTAATCGTATACTGCTCCGTCTTAAACACATCCCCATTCCCCCTCTGATACTCCACCGACACCACCACATTATCGATCACAAACTCCGTCTGATTCTTCACTACCACATCCAGGTTCTTAATCCCTCCCAAAAAACCAGTCTTATAATCACTATTCGTGACCGCAATGAACTGCTTCCAGTTCTTTCTGTA
This window of the Chitinophaga sancti genome carries:
- a CDS encoding GNAT family N-acetyltransferase, whose translation is MLSFQPKNIISPEVIELYEAAFPEAERRPLPAQQRLLREGALQLLEIREAGHFVGFIFCWALTDFTFIEHFAIDPVKRGRGTGTKVITLLFEKYGRLVLETEPPRTIDAQRRIRFYEALGFGAFPALYLQPAYRAGGAPLTLILMQKGMFLQEHTFTKVSNEIYREVYGL
- a CDS encoding DUF6600 domain-containing protein → MKNITRYISAIAIAASFAAIPGMSCVAARPPQDFQVSVGGFYDALSPYGRWVNYQGYGDCWIPNAGPDFQPYASNGHWVYTDYGWTWMSDYDWGWAPFHYGRWTFDDYYGWIWVPGYEWGPAWVSWRNSNDYYGWAPLGPGMTIGLSVNIPLTYWSFVPCQYITNTYVSRYYVPRNTRVEVFNHTTIINNTTIINNRTYYRGPATRDVERYTRSNIQPRRIMDSDRPGRGSIGNDQVRVYRPNPNDLRQGQQNRNFSSGNGYNRNNFDRPNSPNNNNNIPNRVDNRNNNYPGRDNNNNSVPNRGDNRNNNNYPGRDNNNNSVPNRDNNNNNFPGRVDRGNNNTYPNRDNNNNNNIPNRDNNTIPNRVDNRNNNNNTNNINNDRNDNRNSDRGFDRNNNSYRPDRTTPSTSTPNTSTRTQVNDQQRIQQQQMQQQQQQERARQQQQQQEQQRAQQQQQQEQQQRIQQQQQEQQQRAQQQQQEQQQRIQQQQQQQRAQQEQMQRQQQEQQQRAQQQQQQERARQQQDQQQRAQQQQQQQQQQQQQQQPQPSRTAPRSRN